One part of the Syngnathus acus chromosome 17, fSynAcu1.2, whole genome shotgun sequence genome encodes these proteins:
- the klhl20 gene encoding kelch-like protein 20, which produces MDPKLMRRATSARQDATGMDITSRCTLGDPNKLPEGVPQPARMPYVSDKHPRQTLEVINLLRKHRELCDVVLVVGAKKIYAHRVILSACSPYFRAMFTGELAESRQTEVVIRDIDERAMELLIDFAYTSQVTVEEGNVQTLLPAACLLQLAEIQEACCEFLKRQLDPSNCLGIRAFADTHSCRELLRIADKFTQHNFQEVMESEEFMLLPANQLIDIISSDELNVRSEEQVFNAVMAWVKYSIQERRPQLPQVLQHVRLPLLSPKFLVGTVGSDPLIKSDEECRDLVDEAKNYLLLPQERPLMQGPRTRPRKPIRCGEVLFAVGGWCSGDAISSVERYDPQTNEWRMVASMSKRRCGVGVSVLDDLLYAVGGHDGSSYLNSVERYDPKTNQWSSDVAPTSTCRTSVGVAVLGGFLYAVGGQDGVSCLNIVERYDPKENKWTRVASMSTRRLGVAVAVLGGFLYAVGGSDGTSPLNTVERYNPQENRWHTVSPMGTRRKHLGCAVYQDMIYSVGGRDDTTELSSAERYNPRTNQWSPVVAMTSRRSGVGLAVVNGQLMAVGGFDGTTYLKTIEVYDPDANTWRLYGGMNYRRLGGGVGVIKMTHCESHIW; this is translated from the exons ATGGACCCAAAGCTGATGCGCAG GGCCACCAGCGCACGTCAAGACGCCACTGGAATGGACATCACCAGCCGCTGTACTTTGGGGGACCCTAACAAGCTTCCCGAAGGGGTCCCCCAGCCTGCGCGCATGCCGTACGTCTCGGACAAACACCCACGGCAAACCCTAGAAGTGATAAACTTGCTGAGAAAGCACCGTGAGCTCTGTGATGTGGTACTTGTGGTGGGTGCCAAGAAAATTTATGCCCATCGTGTCATTCTTTCTGCTTGCAGTCCTTACTTCAG GGCAATGTTTACTGGGGAGCTTGCTGAAAGTAGACAGACTGAAGTTGTTATTCGAGATATTGATGAGAGAGCAATGGAACTGTTGATCGACTTTGCCTATACTTCGCAG GTGACTGTAGAGGAAGGGAATGTTCAGACCCTGCTTCCAGCAGCCTGTCTGCTCCAGCTTGCTGAGATCCAGGAGGCTTGCTGCGAGTTCCTCAAGAGGCAGCTGGATCCTTCCAACTGCCTGGGTATCAGGGCATTTGCAGACACTCACTCCTGCCGGGAACTGCTTCGCATTGCAGACAAATTCACGCAACACAATTTTCAAGAG GTTATGGAAAGTGAGGAGTTCATGTTACTACCCGCCAACCAGTTGATTGATATAATTTCCAGCGATGAACTTAATGTGCGAAGTGAGGAGCAGGTTTTTAATGCTGTGATGGCCTGGGTGAAATATAGCATTCAGGAACGCAGACCACAACTACCCCAG GTTCTACAACATGTCAGACTACCGCTCCTTAGCCCCAAATTTCTGGTGGGCACTGTGGGCTCAGACCCTCTTATCAAGAGTGATGAAGAATGCAG AGACCTGGTTGATGAAGCTAAGAACTACCTGTTGCTGCCACAAGAAAGGCCACTGATGCAAGgcccaagaacccggccaaggAAACCCATACGGTGTGGTGAAGTCCTTTTTGCAG TTGGTGGTTGGTGCAGTGGTGACGCCATATCCAGTGTGGAACGTTACGATCCTCAGACCAATGAGTGGCGGATGGTGGCATCAATGAGTAAGCGGCGTTGTGGAGTGGGTGTCAGTGTCCTGGATGACTTGCTGTATGCTGTAGGAGGACATGACGGCTCCTCCTATCTCAACTCAGTAGAGAG ATATGATCCAAAGACCAACCAATGGAGCAGTGATGTGGCCCCAACTAGCACCTGTCGAACCAGTGTAGGCGTAGCTGTTCTTGGTGGTTTTTTGTATGCGGTAGgaggacaggatggggttTCCTGTCTCAACATTGTTGAAAG GTATGATCCAAAAGAGAACAAATGGACTCGTGTGGCCTCCATGAGCACCAGGCGACTAGGTGTCGCCGTGGCTGTGCTCGGAGGTTTTTTGTATGCTGTAGGAGGCTCTGATGGGACATCCCCATTAAATACAG TGGAGCGTTACAATCCTCAGGAGAACCGATGGCACACCGTATCTCCAATGGGTACGCGGCGTAAGCACCTTGGCTGTGCAGTCTACCAAGACATGATTTATTCTGTTGGAGGCCGGGATGACACAACAGAGTTGAGCAGTGCAGAGCGTTACAATCCCAGGACCAACCAGTGGTCTCCTGTAGTCGCTATGACATCCAGACGGAGTGGG GTGGGCTTAGCTGTAGTCAATGGTCAATTGATGGCAGTAGGAGGATTTGATGGGACGACATATTTGAAAACTATCGAAGTTTACGACCCTGATGCCAACACATGGAG GTTGTACGGAGGAATGAATTACCGACGACTAGGTGGTGGAGTGGGCGTCATTAAAATGACTCACTGTGAATCCCACATATGGTAA
- the LOC119136997 gene encoding LIM/homeobox protein Lhx8-like, which produces MFHSVSNSMGSSGSEDLFEDCFSPCTLSSSSSTLTSQQGKFFCSSCCGEIVDRYLLKVNNLCWHVRCLSCCVCKTSLGRHVSCFIKETQVFCKLDYFRKYGTRCARCGRNIHTSDWVRQARGNTYHLACFACATCKRQLSTGEECGLLENRVYCRPHYDVMMENIKRSKENVDRDQAVKDDSSTMPRPAKRARTSFTVDQLQVMQTQFAQDNNPDAQTLQTLSERTGLSRRVIQVWFQNCRARQKKHTTTNCAPKTMPSLPTGHLTTPLFDDLQYTTYITPDVPLLTTMTYMEVQTQDPLLLQPLIPHPLTQLPIRHT; this is translated from the exons ATGTTCCATTCTGTTTCCAATAGCATG GGTTCCTCTGGCTCCGAAGACCTTTTTGAGGACTGCTTTTCTCCCTGCAccttgtcctcctcctcttccacatTAACTTCTCAGCAAGGAAAATTCTTCTGTTCGTCTTGCTGCGGGGAGATAGTGGACAGGTATCTCCTCAAG GTGAACAATTTATGTTGGCATGTCCGCTGCTTGTCATGCTGTGTGTGCAAGACATCCTTAGGGAGACATGTGAGCTGCTTTATCAAGGAGACACAAGTTTTCTGCAAACTAGACTACTTCAG GAAATATGGGACACGTTGTGCACGTTGTGGTCGGAACATCCATACCAGTGACTGGGTGCGACAGGCAAGAGGTAACACCTACCACCTGGCTTGTTTTGCCTGTGCCACCTGTAAGCGTCAGCTGTCGACTGGAGAGGAATGTGGGCTATTAGAAAACAGAGTCTACTGCCGGCCCCACTATGATGTTATGATGGAGAATATCAAACGTTCTAAAGAAAATG TAGATAGAGACCAGGCAGTGAAAGATGACTCCAGCACCATGCCCAGACCCGCTAAGAGGGCTAGGACCAGTTTTACTGTTGACCAGTTGCAG GTAATGCAAACTCAGTTTGCTCAAGACAACAACCCAGATGCTCAGACTCTCCAGACACTGTCAGAAAGGACTGGTCTAAGCCGCAGAGTTATTCAG GTCTGGTTCCAGAACTGCAGAGCCCgtcaaaagaaacacacaacCACAAATTGTGCCCCTAAAACAATGCCTTCACTCCCTACTGGTCATCTGACAACACCACTGTTTGATGACTTGCAGTACACAACTTATATTACACCAGATGTGCCTCTTCTGACCACAATGACCTATATGGAGG taCAAACGCAAGACCCACTTCTACTTCAGCCGCTCATACCCCATCCACTAACACAGCTGCCCATCAGACACACTTAA